The Desulfomonilia bacterium DNA segment CCCACATCTGATTGAGCATTTCATATTCGCGGTAAGTATCCATGCCAATCCAGAAACCTTTATGCTGGAAGGCCATCATCTGGCCGTCCTCGGCAAGTTTTTCCATGGGTTTTCGTTCCAGAATACAGTCAGGATCAAGGTAATCGAACGTTTTTTTATTAAAAACAAAGAAGCCACCGTTAATCCATTCCGTCTCGACTTTTTCCCTGAAACTGTTTACATGGCCGTCTGGCGACATGTCCAGTATTCCATATCGGGAAGGTGCCCGTGTAGCTGTAAGAGTAGCTGTTTTTCCATGCGATTTATGGAACTGAAGAAGTTTTGAAATATTTATATCAGCAAGCCCGTCACCGTATGTGACCATGAAAGTGTCAGATTTTATATAGGGTTCGATGCGTTTAATCCTTCCGCCTGTCATGGTGTGAAGCCCGGTATCAACAAGGGTGATTTTAAAATCCTGTTCCTGATGGTCATTCTGGAATATGATTTTATTTTTCTTGCCAAGTTGAACTGTGCAGTCATTGCTCATTATTTCATAGTTGATAAAATAATCTTTGATGACATTGCCTTTATATCCAAGGCAGAGAATAAAATCTGTAAATCCATAATGGGCATAAATTTTCATGATGTGCCATAAGACAGGCCTTCCGCCTATTTCGACCATGGGTTTGGGTTT contains these protein-coding regions:
- the rfbF gene encoding glucose-1-phosphate cytidylyltransferase, whose translation is MPVVILCGGLGTRLREETEYKPKPMVEIGGRPVLWHIMKIYAHYGFTDFILCLGYKGNVIKDYFINYEIMSNDCTVQLGKKNKIIFQNDHQEQDFKITLVDTGLHTMTGGRIKRIEPYIKSDTFMVTYGDGLADINISKLLQFHKSHGKTATLTATRAPSRYGILDMSPDGHVNSFREKVETEWINGGFFVFNKKTFDYLDPDCILERKPMEKLAEDGQMMAFQHKGFWIGMDTYREYEMLNQMWDNDKAPWKVW